The Thermoanaerobaculia bacterium sequence CACGAGGAACTTCTCGACCGCCCGGAAGGCCTCGTCCTCCGGAATGCTCGTATCGGTGACCCGCCGCATCCGCTGCTCGAGAATGCGGGTGTCGTCCTGCTTGGTGAAATAGCGGTAGTCGGGGAAATCCTTGTAGCTCCGGTGGGCCACGAGCCGGAAGAGCGACTCCTCGAGATTCGCTCCGGTCACCGACAGGCCGTGGATCAGGCCCTCGCGAATCGCCGGCGCCAGGGTGATGCCGAGTTGGGCCGAGGACATGGCTCCGGCGATGGACCAGAACATCTTCCCGCCGCCTTCGAGATGACGGATGTAGGCGAGCAGCGCGTCGCGCGTCGCGCGGGCATTGAAGTTCTGGTAGTTGCGCAGGACGAAATCGAGAATCGGAAGGTTCGTGTCGGACATGAAGAGGACTTTACCAATTCCCCGGCGCGCGGAGCCGTTCTGGATCTCCTGCCCACCGCCCCCGCTCAGACCATCTCTCGCCCCCGGGCGACGAGGGCCTGGAAGATGGCGGAAAAGCTCCGCCCTTTGCCCTCTGCCGGCGTCGTGTTGGAGAGCAGGATCACCCCGACCCGCTTCGACGGCTCGGCCAGCATCTCGGCCTGCACGCCCGGGTCGGTCCCGCCGTGGCCGATGAAGGTCACGTCCATCTTCGTGGACCAGAAGATTCCGGAGTTCTTCTCCGCGAGTTGCACGTTCCCGGGCCGGTTCTCCGGCGTGTACTGGAAGCGCTGCATCTCCCCGGCGGAGGGCGGCGCGAGAATGCGGACGCCGTCGTGCATTCCACCATTGAGAAGGGCCAGGAAGAACCGCGAGAGGTCGGACACGGAGGTCCGCAGGCCGCCATCCGGGTAGGTGGCCAGCCCGTAGAGTGGAATTTCGACCGGTGATCCGGCGCTCGCGTCGTACAGCCTGGAGTGCCGGGCTGGATCGACCTCGGAGAGGAACCAGCCGGTGCTGGACATGCCGAGCGGCCGGAAGATCCCGCTCCGCGTGGATTCCGCGAACCCGAGACCGGTCGCCCTTTCGATGGCGTAGGCGGCGAGTGCAGCGCCGATATTGGAGTACTCCCGCGCAGCGCCCGGCCTCGCCGCGATGAAGTTGTCCTGCGAGTAGAGCTTTCCCTGCGGCTCGAAGTAGTCGCGCAGA is a genomic window containing:
- a CDS encoding beta-lactamase family protein; its protein translation is MTGTWVVAAAAALGGAAGLAGGVGRGAEPPQPVPAPRQAEVRREPTHPSDADAALDLRIEERMREAGLVGLGAAILVDGKVVWTKGYGFADREARRPFTPETVMNVGSISKTVIGVSLMRAVEDGKLKLDDDVNVHLPFRVRNPRHPEVPITLRQLAIHTSGIADREPVYSSSYHQGGDSPVALGDFLRDYFEPQGKLYSQDNFIAARPGAAREYSNIGAALAAYAIERATGLGFAESTRSGIFRPLGMSSTGWFLSEVDPARHSRLYDASAGSPVEIPLYGLATYPDGGLRTSVSDLSRFFLALLNGGMHDGVRILAPPSAGEMQRFQYTPENRPGNVQLAEKNSGIFWSTKMDVTFIGHGGTDPGVQAEMLAEPSKRVGVILLSNTTPAEGKGRSFSAIFQALVARGREMV